Proteins encoded together in one Balaenoptera ricei isolate mBalRic1 chromosome 2, mBalRic1.hap2, whole genome shotgun sequence window:
- the LOC132360833 gene encoding adenosine 5'-monophosphoramidase HINT1-like, with the protein MYYFMDVSESSVWAKAQAAWPGGDTIFGKIIHKEIPAKIIYEDDHCLAFHDISPQAPTHFLVIPKKHISQISAAEDNSESLLGHLMIVGKKCAADLGLKKGYQMVVNEGSDGGQSVSRVHLHVLGGRQMNWPPG; encoded by the exons ATGTATTACTTTATGGATGTGTCAG AAAGTAGCGTTTGGGCTAAGGCTCAGGCAGCCTGGCCTGGTGGTGACACGATTTTTGGGAAGATCATTCACAAGGAAATTCCAGCCAAAATCATTTATGAGGATGACCACTGTCTCGCTTTCCATGACATTTCCCCTCAAGCACCAACACATTTTCTGGTGATACCCAAGAAACATATATCCCAGATTTCTGCAGCAGAAGATAATAGTGAAAGTCTTCTTGGACATTTAATGATTGTTGGCAAGAAATGTGCTGCTGATCTGGGCCTGAAGAAGGGTTATCAAATGGTGGTGAATGAAGGTTCAGATGGGGGACAGTCTGTCTCTCGTGTTCATCTCCATGTTCTTGGAGGTCGGCAGATGAATTGGCCTCCTGGTTAA